The Budorcas taxicolor isolate Tak-1 chromosome 18, Takin1.1, whole genome shotgun sequence genome window below encodes:
- the AGRP gene encoding agouti-related protein: MLTAVLLSCALLLAMPTMQGAQMGPAPLEGIRRPDEALFLELQGLSLQPSLKRTTEEQAEEALLQEAEAKALAEVLDPEGRKPRSPRRCVRLHESCLGHQVPCCDPCATCYCRFFNAFCYCRKLGTTTNPCSRT; encoded by the exons ATGCTGACTGCAGTACTGCTGAGCTGTGCCCTGCTGCTGGCAATGCCCACCATGCAGGGGGCCCAAATGGGCCCCGCTCCCCTGGAGGGCATCAGAAGGCCTGACGAAGCCTTATTCCTAGAGCTCCAAG GCCTAAGCCTGCAGCCGTCGCTGAAGCGGACAACGGAGGAACAGGCCGAAGAGGCACTGCTGCAGGAGGCAGAGGCCAAAGCCTTAGCAGAG GTGCTAGATCCGGAAGGACGCAAGCCACGCTCCCCACGTCGCTGCGTAAGGCTGCACGAATCCTGTCTGGGACACCAGGTACCCTGCTGCGACCCGTGTGCCACGTGCTATTGCCGTTTCTTCAACGCCTTCTGCTACTGCCGCAAGCTGGGTACCACCACGAACCCCTGCAGCCGCACCTAG